The Leucobacter chromiiresistens nucleotide sequence CCTCCGCGAGATCACGCAGCTCGAACTCGAGACCGCCGGCGATCTCGTCGAGTCGACCAGCGACACCGGCGTCTTCGTGACGTTCTCGGGTGCGCTCAAGCGCAGTGCGCTGAAGCTGTCGAAGATCTCGAACGACCTCCGCCTGCTCTCCTCCGGCCCGCAGGCCGGCCTCGGCGAGATCAACCTCCCGGCCCGCCAGGCCGGGTCGTCGATCATGCCGGGCAAGGTGAACCCCGTGATCCCCGAGGCCGTCACACAAGTGGCCTACTCGGTCGCGGGCGCCGACGTGACCGTGTCGATGGCGGTCGAGGCCGGTCAGCTGCAGCTGAACGCCTTCGAGCCGGTGATCGCGCACTCGCTCTTCCAGTCCATCACCTGGCTCGAGCGCGCCTGCCAGACGCTGCGCGTCAACTGCGTCGACGGCATCACCGCGAACGAGGCGCGCCTCGAAGACATGGTGTCGCGCTCCGTGACCGTCATCACGGCTCTCGCGCCGGTGATCGGCTACGCCGAAGCGGCGAAGCTCGCCAAGGAGGCCCTCGCCACGAACGAGAAGGTGTCCGAGCTCGTCACGTCGCGCGGGCTGCTCGACCAGGCGCAGCTCGACGAGATCCTCCAGCCGTCGAAGCTCGCGGGCCTCGCCCCCGAGACCGATGTCATCGACGTGATCACCGACGCGGCGATCCCCGCGCCCGAGAAGGTCGAAGACGGCGCGGGCACGCAGGTGACGAAGAAGCCCGCGAAGTAGCCGGGCAGACGAAACGGCCGGTGGGATCTCGGATCCCACCGGCCGTTTCTCGTTCGCGGCTCGGGCCGCGGGGCTGCTACGCCTCGACGCAGTGCGACGTGAGCGCGCCGATGCCCTCGATCGTCACGGTCACCTCGGTGCCGGGGCGGAGGTACAGCGGCGGCTTGCGCGAGCGCCCGGCGCCCCCCGGCGAACCCGTAGAGATGACGGTGCCCGGCAGCAGGGTGGCCTCCTGCGAGATCGAGGCGATGAGCTGCGCGACGGTGCGGATCATGAAGCCGGTCGTCGAATCCTGCACGCGCAGCCCGTCGACGTCGGTGGTGAGGCGCAGCGCCTGCGGGTCGGGGATCTGGTCGGCGGTCACCACGACGGGGCCGATCGGCGTGAAGCCGTCGAACGACTTGCAGCGCGACCACTGGGGCTCCTGGAACTGGATGTCGCGCGCGGTGACGTCGTTGATGACGGTGTAGCCGAACACGTAGTCGAGCGCCTCGTCGGCCGAGACGTTCTTCGCCGGCTTGCCGATGATCACGCCGAGCTCGCCCTCGTAATCGACTTCGGTGCTGACGTCACTCGAGAGGGGCACCTCGCCCTGGTGGGCGCCGAGGGAGTTCGGGAAGAGGGAGAACAGCACGGGGCCGGAGTCGTTGTCGAGGCTGAGCTCGCTCGCGTGCTCGTCGTAGTTCAGGCCCACGGCCAGTACGATCGGCGCGCCGATCACGGCCGGCGCGTACACGGCGTCGGCCAGGGGGGCCCAGGAGTCGCTCTCGGCGGCCGCTGCGGCATCTCGCACACGGCTGAGGGCGTCGTCGCCCGCGCCGATCAGCTGCTGCAGCGTCTCGTACGGCTGACCGAGCGCGCGGAGCGAGAGGTAACGGCCGTCGTCGACGACGACAAGCTCGGGGTCGGCGGCCGGAGCGGGGATCAAGTGTGCGAATCTCACAGTCACAGGTTACCGGAACCGCTGCCGCGTTGTTCGCGTCGTGCAGTCGAGGCACCGGGGCGCAGTTCCCCTGTGGGCGAACTCGGAGGCGGCGCGAGCGCGGTTTCGGCGAGAATGAACCCATGACTGAAACACCGCAGACGAAGCCCGAGATCGAGTTCCCCGAGGGCCCCGCGCCCACCGAACTGCAGATCGTCGACATCGTGGAGGGCTCGGGCGAGGAGGCTCTCGCGAGCTCGACCGTCGACGTGCACTACCTCGGCGTCGAGTACGACACGGGCGAGGAATTCGACTCGTCGTGGGGTCGCGGCGAATCGATCAACTTCCCGCTGCGCGCGCTCATCCAGGGCTGGCAGGTCGGCATCCCCGGCATGAAGGTCGGCGGCCGCCGCAAGCTCATCGTTCCCGCCGCTCAGGCGTACGGCACGTCGGGCGGTCACCCGCTGTCGGGCAAGACGCTCATCTTCGTCATCGATCTGCTCGGCGTCAGCTGATCCTCTGATCCTCCCATCTGAGGCCGGCGGAGCCGCCGGC carries:
- a CDS encoding fumarylacetoacetate hydrolase family protein, with product MRFAHLIPAPAADPELVVVDDGRYLSLRALGQPYETLQQLIGAGDDALSRVRDAAAAAESDSWAPLADAVYAPAVIGAPIVLAVGLNYDEHASELSLDNDSGPVLFSLFPNSLGAHQGEVPLSSDVSTEVDYEGELGVIIGKPAKNVSADEALDYVFGYTVINDVTARDIQFQEPQWSRCKSFDGFTPIGPVVVTADQIPDPQALRLTTDVDGLRVQDSTTGFMIRTVAQLIASISQEATLLPGTVISTGSPGGAGRSRKPPLYLRPGTEVTVTIEGIGALTSHCVEA
- a CDS encoding FKBP-type peptidyl-prolyl cis-trans isomerase, producing the protein MTETPQTKPEIEFPEGPAPTELQIVDIVEGSGEEALASSTVDVHYLGVEYDTGEEFDSSWGRGESINFPLRALIQGWQVGIPGMKVGGRRKLIVPAAQAYGTSGGHPLSGKTLIFVIDLLGVS